TACTTACTCCGGAAACGGATATTTAGTCGCTAAAGTAGACAAAAACGGCTTTGAAATGTTAGATAATGAAAAAATTAAAGAAGTTTTGGATAAGATATAAAGCAAAAGACTAATTTTTCATAACTAACTATTTTTTTATATAATACTGTGTAGATAGTTTATGAAATTTACTAATTATAGCTAAATGCTTTTCATAAACTATAATAATACACATAACTTTTTTTGAAGGGATTATATGACTTCAGATATTTTAGAAGATATTAAAAAAGAGATTTTGCAAAAACTACCTGATGAAATTCAAGTTTCAAAAGTAGAATTTGAAGGTCCAGAAGTAGTAGTTTATACCAAAAATCCAGAAATTATTACTGAAAACGGTGACTTAATAAGGTCACTAGCTAAAGAACTTAGAAAAAGAATTATCATAAGATCTGATAAAAGCGCATTACTTGAACCTGAAGCTACTATCAATAAAGTTCATGAAATAGTTCCTGAAGGTGCAGAAATAACAGATATTTACTTTGATACTGTTACCGGAGAAGTAGTGATTACTGCTAAAAAACCGGGACTTGTTATCGGAAAATATGGAGTAACATCCAGAAATATTGTAAAGAATACAGGTTGGGCTCCTAAAATTTTAAGAACCCCACCAATCAGTTCAGACATTATTGGAAAAATTAGAACTATTCACAAAAATAGCAGTAAAGAAAGAAAAAAAATGTTGCAACGTCTTGGACGCCAAATCCACCAAGGAAGCAAATACCCTAACGACTGGGCAAGAGTTACTTCAATGGGAGGATTTAAAGAAGTTGGACGTTCTTCAATGCTTTTACAAACACCAAACAGTAGAGTATTGCTGGATTGCGGTGTTAATGTTGCAGCCTCAGATAATAAAAATGCATTCCCTTATCTTAATGCACCTGAATTTTCAATCGAAGAACTTGATGCAGTCATTATTTCTCACGCTCACTTAGACCACTGCGGATTTGTACCATACCTGTTCCATTACGGATATGACGGACCAGTATATTGTACAACCCCAACCAGAGATTTAACTACATTGCTCCAGTTCGATCATTTAGATATTGCTCACAGAGAAGGTAATCCCTTACCATTTACATCAAAACATGTTAAACAAGCAATTAAAAACACTATCACCCTAGACTACGGAGAAGTTACCGACATTTCTCCAGATATCAGATTAACATTACATAACGCAGGACACATCTTAGGTTCAGCTATATCCCACATGCACATTGGTGATGGAGCACACAACCTTGTCTATACTGGGGATTTCAAATATGAACCTTCAAGATTACTGGAACCTGCAACAATCAGATTCCCACGTGCTGAAACCGTAATTATGGAAAGTACTTACGGTGGAAGAGAAGATATTCAGCCTTCCAGAAATAATGCAGAAAAAGAAATGATGAAAACCATTTACAAAACACTTAAACGTGGAGGTAAAGTACTGGTTCCTGTATTTGCAGTAGGAAGAGCACAAGAACTTATGGTCGTATTGGAAGAATACATGAGACACGGTCTGATTGAAGAAGTCCCTATTTACATTGACGGAATGATTTGGGAAGCTACTGCAATTCACACAGCAAGACCAGAATACTTAAGTAAAGACTTAAGAGACCAAATATTCCACATGGGAAGAAATCCATTCGTTTCTGACATGTTTAAAAAAGTTCAAAACATTGATCAGAGAAAAGAAATTGTTGAAAGCAGAGACCCTGCAATTATCCTATCCACTTCCGGTATGTTAACCGGTGGAAACTCCGTAGAATACTTCAAATGGTTATGTGAAGATGAAAAGAATACTTTAATCTTTGTAGGATACCAGTCTGAAGGATCAATGGGTAGAAGAGTCCAAAAAGGATGGAAGGAAATTCCTCTTGAAGATGATGATGGAAGAACCAGACAGTTCTGCGTAAAAATGCAAATAAAAACCATCAACGGATTCAGTGGACACTCAAACAGAAGACAATTAATGGAATATGTAAAAAGACTTAATCCAAGACCTGAAAAAGTCATTACATGTCACGGAGACCCTTACAAGGCAGTCGATTTAGCTTCATCAATTCATAGAAGTTATAAAATCGAAACCAAAACTCCAATTAATTTAGACTGTGTGAGAATTCATTAATAATTATATAGTATATAAAACAAAATATTATTATAATAGCTATGTTGTAATCTTTACAACATTTTATTTATTTTTATTAAACAATAGGTGTAAAAATGGTTACTTATTCAGAATCTGGTGTTGACATAGACCTTGAAGCAGTTACTGTTTCTAAACTAGCTGATAAACTCAAGTCAACATTATCATATAGAGACATAATTACAGACAGCGGCCATTATGCTGCTTTAGTTAAATTAGGAGACAAAGCTATCGCAATGAGTACCGATGGTGTTGGAAGTAAAATTTTAATTGCTGAAATGATGAATAAATACGATACTGTTGGTATCGACTGCATTGCTATGGTTGTTAATGATATTTTATGTGTTGGTGCTGAACCAATTGCATTAGTTGATTATCTTGCAGTGGAAAAACCTGATCCTGAAAGAGCTTCTGAAATTGCAGAAGGTCTTGTAAAAGGTGCTGAAGAATCTAAAATTGCAATAATCGGCGGTGAAACTGCTTCACTTCCGGGAATCATAAAAGATTTTGACCTTGCAGGAACAGGTATCGGATTTGTAGATATCGATAAAATCATTACAGGCGAGAATATCGAACCTGGAAATGTTTTAATAGGTATCGAAAGTAATGGAATCCACTCTAACGGATACAGTTTAGCTAGAAAAGCATTATTTGACGATGCCGAATTTAGCGTTGATGATAAAATGCCAAATTCTGACACTACAATCGGTGAAGAATTAATAAGACCAACTGAGCTTTATGTAAAACCTATTGTAGCATTATTTGAAAAAGAATACAATATCAACGGACTTGCACACATTACCGGAGGAGGTTTTACTAACCTCAGACGTTTGAAAAAAGGAGTCGGATACAATATAACCGACCTTCCGGAAGTTCCAGAGATATTCAAATTAATTTACGAACAGAACGTGGACATCAAAGAAATGTATAAAGTTTTCAATATGGGTGTCGGTTTTGTTGTAATTTGTGAAGAAAATGAAGCTGAAAAAATTATGGGCACTTTGAAAGAATACTGCAACTGCCAAATCATAGGTAAAGTTACAGATGATGAAAAGATTACAGTTAAAGCTTTTGAAGGGTCTGAAATTGAATACTGATTAAATGAATAGAGGTGTGAGATATAATGAAAATAATGAAAGATAAAGAGATAGCTCTTGTAAAAGAAATATTAAAAAAATTAGGAGCTAGTGAAGAAGACCAAGAACTAGTTGCAGAAGCTACAATTGATGCAGATTTAAAAGGATTTACTTCTCATGGACTTGGCAGATTCCCACAATATTTAATTAGTATTGAAGCAGGTACAATTAATCTAAAAGATAACATTACAATTGAAAAAGAAACTCCGGCTATAGCATTGATTAACGGTAACAGCGGATTTGGTCAAGCTGTATCATATAAAGCAATGCAAATTGCTATTAAAAAAGCAAAAGAAGTAGGTATTGCATGTGTTGGAGTACATAATTCAAATCACTTCGGAGTAACCGGATTTTATTCTGATTTAGCATTAAGAGAAAACTGTATCGGACTTGTTTTAGCAAATACCGATCCTGCTATTGCTCCTTTAGGAGGTAAAGAACCATTAATCGGAACAAACCCTGTTGCATTAGGAATTCCTTCCAAAACATATATTACTGTAGATATGGCAACATCAGTTACTGCCCGTGGAAAAATCATCGAATCAAAAAGAAAAGGTTTGGACTTACCTGACGGATGGGCATTAGATAAAGATGGAAACCCTACAAATGACCCTGAAGCAGCATTAGAAGGTTCAATCTTACCGTTTGGTGGTTTTAAAGGATATGCTTTATCAGCATTAATCGAAATTTTAACAGGACCATTAGTACAGGCAGGATACGGTCATGGAGTAACAGGTACCGCTTCACCAACTAAAAACTGTACCAAAGGAGATTTGTATGTTGTAATTGACCCATCCAAGTTTGGAGACTTTGATGAATTTGTTGAACATACAGAAGATTTTGTTTCACAAATTAGAGCTACCGGTGAAACTGTTGCTATTCCAGGAGATTTGGAAGTTAAAAGAATTGCTGAAGCTGAAGCCAATGGTGTAGCAATTGATGAAAAATTATATGAACAGTTAAAAGAAATCTGTACCAATTTAGACATTGATATAGATTCCTACATTGAAGAATAAATTTAATTCTTCAAAATTTCTTTTTTTATAACCTAAACTTTATAGACACCACACAGCCAAAGATAAAATATAGTTTAATCAGTATAAAACAAAAATGATTATATATTAAAAATGAACAAAAGTATATATGCAAAAAAATACTTAAAATTATAATACTAGAAAATTTAACTATTTTTTTACAAAAATTTTCTTTTTAGAAAGGAGGAATAAAAAGTTATGAAACTTAAAAACTCTCATATCTTATTGATAGTGATGTCATTATTCCTATTGGTAAGTATTGGATCTGTTTGTGCTAGTGATGCTGCAATGGATGCAGACGCTAAATTAGCTAATGATGGATCAATTACTGTCCTTTCAGACAATAGCTCTATTGTAGAGGACACAAAAATAGATACAACCGTGGTTTCTGAAAATGTTAAAATAAACAATGGAGAAACTGCAAAAATTCCAGTAACCGTGAAAGATAACGAATCTCAAAATATAGATATAAAAAGTGGAGATTTAAATGTTACTGAAAACAACAAAACTATAAAATTTAGTTATGCCAATTCCAGCATTACATTAACTGATAAATTAGCAGCTGGAAATCACAGCATAGTTATTAAATATTTAGGAAATGCTAATTATACTGCTTCTTCAACAAAAATGACATTATCCATTGTTGGAGACACATTCTTAAATGTAACTAACAGAAATGTAAATAGTACTGAAAAAGTAGTCATTCCAATTACATTAACAGATAGTGTAAATATTTATAATATGGATAAAAATAACTTAACATTACTTTTAAGTTATAAAAACGGCAATGACACAATTAATAAAACTATTAGTGATTTTGAATTTGTTAAAAATAACATAACATTCCCATACGCAATAAATGCTACAACAGCGACTGTAAATATTACTTATGTTGATGGAAACAAAACATATTCAAAAAAGATTACATTAACTAGAATATATAATGTGGATCTGCAAATAATAAATGCAGAAAATGAATACCAAACTGGTGAATTTATTTTTAAAATCATCGATAAAGATACTAATACTGCAATTGGTAATCAAAAAATAAGTTTATACACTGTTGGAAATATTAGAGCAGGATTCAGTGCCACAACTGATGCAAATGGTACTGCTAAATTTAAAACAAGCCATCTTTATGAATTTGATAATACAAACAATTCATTTACCATGAAACAGCTTGAAGTAGGAAAACATGCAGTTGAATTGTCTATGAGCAGTCCTTATGTTTTAAAACAAAATGTGGACTTAACAATCAACAAAGCAACAATCAACATTGTGATTAACCCGTATAAAGAGTACTACCAATCTGCAGAAAAAGTAGTTATCAATGTTACTAATGCTAAATCAGGCGAAGCTATGAGCGGAGTTATTCTCCACTTGAATATGCCTGCAACAACTGCAAAAGATTATTATTTCCAAACTGATGCAAATGGAACAGCTCAAATTAATGTTAGTGGATTAGTACCTAACGAATATAAATTAACCGTTAGCAATAATGATACCAAAAACATTAACAAAAAAAGCGTTGATGGAACAATTACCGTTTTAGCAATTAAAACTAAAATGACTGTGACCATGAATACTCCTATGTATTACAACACAGGAAATACCGCAACAATCAAAGTAACAGATTCAAAAACTGGTAAAGTCGTACCAGGTGCAATTGTTTTAATTACAATAACCACAGGTAAACAAAAACAATCATATCTTTACCAGGCAAACAATAAAGGCATTGTTACTGTAAATTATGCTCCTGCAGCTGTTGGAAGCCATAAGATGACTGTGCAAATGGCAGATACCAGATATAGTGCAAGTACAGTTACCAAATCTTTCACTGTTAAAAAAGCTACCGCAAAAATCAATGCTGGAAAAGTAACCGGATATTACAAATCTGGAAGCACATTTACTATTAAGTTAGTTAACTCTAAAAACAACAAACCGATTTATGGTGCTAAACTTAATGTTAAAATATTCATCTCCAGCAACAGATACTATAACTACGACGGTCAAACCGCATTAGATGGTAAATTAAGAATTTCCCTGGATACATTTAAACCTGGAACTTACAAAGTTGTAGTCTCCAAAGGAGAATCCAAAAACTTTACAGCTGCTCAAAAAAGTTCCCAGTTTGTAATCAAAAAAGCTCCATTGAAATTCACTCCTAAAAAATTAACTGCTAAAAAAGGAGCAAGCAAATACTTCCAGATTACAGTTAAAAATACTAAAACTAAAAAAGTGGTTTCAGCAGGAATACCTATCAA
Above is a genomic segment from uncultured Methanobrevibacter sp. containing:
- a CDS encoding beta-CASP ribonuclease aCPSF1 — protein: MTSDILEDIKKEILQKLPDEIQVSKVEFEGPEVVVYTKNPEIITENGDLIRSLAKELRKRIIIRSDKSALLEPEATINKVHEIVPEGAEITDIYFDTVTGEVVITAKKPGLVIGKYGVTSRNIVKNTGWAPKILRTPPISSDIIGKIRTIHKNSSKERKKMLQRLGRQIHQGSKYPNDWARVTSMGGFKEVGRSSMLLQTPNSRVLLDCGVNVAASDNKNAFPYLNAPEFSIEELDAVIISHAHLDHCGFVPYLFHYGYDGPVYCTTPTRDLTTLLQFDHLDIAHREGNPLPFTSKHVKQAIKNTITLDYGEVTDISPDIRLTLHNAGHILGSAISHMHIGDGAHNLVYTGDFKYEPSRLLEPATIRFPRAETVIMESTYGGREDIQPSRNNAEKEMMKTIYKTLKRGGKVLVPVFAVGRAQELMVVLEEYMRHGLIEEVPIYIDGMIWEATAIHTARPEYLSKDLRDQIFHMGRNPFVSDMFKKVQNIDQRKEIVESRDPAIILSTSGMLTGGNSVEYFKWLCEDEKNTLIFVGYQSEGSMGRRVQKGWKEIPLEDDDGRTRQFCVKMQIKTINGFSGHSNRRQLMEYVKRLNPRPEKVITCHGDPYKAVDLASSIHRSYKIETKTPINLDCVRIH
- the purM gene encoding phosphoribosylformylglycinamidine cyclo-ligase; the encoded protein is MVTYSESGVDIDLEAVTVSKLADKLKSTLSYRDIITDSGHYAALVKLGDKAIAMSTDGVGSKILIAEMMNKYDTVGIDCIAMVVNDILCVGAEPIALVDYLAVEKPDPERASEIAEGLVKGAEESKIAIIGGETASLPGIIKDFDLAGTGIGFVDIDKIITGENIEPGNVLIGIESNGIHSNGYSLARKALFDDAEFSVDDKMPNSDTTIGEELIRPTELYVKPIVALFEKEYNINGLAHITGGGFTNLRRLKKGVGYNITDLPEVPEIFKLIYEQNVDIKEMYKVFNMGVGFVVICEENEAEKIMGTLKEYCNCQIIGKVTDDEKITVKAFEGSEIEY
- the comC gene encoding L-sulfolactate dehydrogenase; translated protein: MKIMKDKEIALVKEILKKLGASEEDQELVAEATIDADLKGFTSHGLGRFPQYLISIEAGTINLKDNITIEKETPAIALINGNSGFGQAVSYKAMQIAIKKAKEVGIACVGVHNSNHFGVTGFYSDLALRENCIGLVLANTDPAIAPLGGKEPLIGTNPVALGIPSKTYITVDMATSVTARGKIIESKRKGLDLPDGWALDKDGNPTNDPEAALEGSILPFGGFKGYALSALIEILTGPLVQAGYGHGVTGTASPTKNCTKGDLYVVIDPSKFGDFDEFVEHTEDFVSQIRATGETVAIPGDLEVKRIAEAEANGVAIDEKLYEQLKEICTNLDIDIDSYIEE